The Nitrospira sp. genome window below encodes:
- the dnaA gene encoding chromosomal replication initiator protein DnaA, producing MSIDAVWEEVLQYIQEKVPRQVYDTWFLPVRLDRIEDSTAHIGVPNKFFGEWLSTHYGSLLAEAMTTAGGGEVMTVAFTVRENGARSESESQGVRNGPRSPTQGKPRRGIQLNPKYTFKSFVVGAGNQFAHAACMAVAEQPGQTYNPLFIYGGVGLGKTHLLNAIGNHVAEKSDLRIAYLTTEQFTNEVINSIRYDKMMDLRKRYRHIDMLMIDDIQFLVGKERTQEEFFHTFNALYEGHKQIVLSSDRFPKDMPDIEERLRSRFEWGLIADLQPPDVETRIAILRKKSEDEGVKLPEDVIQFLSTTMKSNIRELEGSLVRLGAYASLTGQVITLDLAKSVLRDLIGDKKKIVTMDDIQEAVCTQFHVKLTELKSRRRSKTLVHPRQIAMYLCRELTDASYPEIGRQFGGKDHTTIIHACRQVAKSKEKDTTLHTTIETLKEQILRS from the coding sequence ATGAGCATTGATGCTGTGTGGGAGGAAGTGCTGCAGTATATCCAAGAGAAGGTTCCAAGGCAGGTGTATGACACATGGTTTCTACCCGTTCGTCTAGACCGGATTGAGGACTCGACGGCGCATATTGGAGTCCCGAATAAATTCTTTGGAGAATGGTTGAGTACTCATTATGGATCCCTGCTGGCAGAAGCCATGACCACAGCTGGCGGAGGGGAGGTAATGACTGTCGCGTTTACCGTCCGTGAGAATGGAGCACGGTCGGAAAGTGAATCCCAAGGCGTCAGGAACGGGCCTCGGAGCCCAACGCAGGGCAAGCCTCGACGGGGAATCCAGCTGAACCCAAAATATACATTCAAAAGCTTTGTCGTTGGTGCGGGGAATCAATTTGCTCATGCAGCCTGCATGGCAGTGGCGGAACAGCCTGGACAGACCTATAACCCACTCTTTATTTACGGTGGTGTGGGACTTGGAAAGACGCATCTTTTAAATGCCATAGGGAATCATGTGGCTGAAAAGAGCGATTTACGCATTGCCTACCTGACCACGGAACAGTTTACCAACGAGGTGATCAACTCCATCCGCTATGACAAGATGATGGATCTGCGGAAGCGCTATCGACATATCGATATGCTGATGATCGACGACATTCAGTTCTTGGTCGGAAAAGAACGAACGCAGGAAGAGTTCTTTCACACTTTCAATGCCTTGTATGAAGGCCATAAACAGATCGTGCTCTCGAGCGACCGGTTTCCGAAAGACATGCCTGATATCGAAGAACGTCTGCGTTCCCGTTTCGAGTGGGGATTGATCGCCGATTTGCAACCTCCCGACGTCGAGACTCGGATCGCGATTTTGAGAAAAAAATCGGAGGATGAGGGAGTCAAGTTGCCGGAAGACGTGATCCAGTTCCTCTCCACGACGATGAAGAGCAATATCCGCGAGCTGGAAGGCAGTCTTGTCCGATTGGGAGCCTACGCGTCGTTGACGGGCCAAGTCATTACCCTCGATCTGGCCAAGAGCGTCCTCCGCGATCTGATCGGAGACAAGAAGAAGATCGTGACAATGGACGATATTCAAGAGGCGGTGTGTACCCAGTTCCATGTCAAACTAACCGAACTCAAATCGCGCCGGCGGAGTAAGACCCTCGTACATCCTCGGCAAATCGCGATGTATCTCTGTCGAGAGCTGACCGACGCATCGTATCCTGAAATCGGGCGGCAATTCGGCGGCAAGGACCATACGACGATCATTCATGCCTGCCGTCAGGTTGCAAAGTCTAAGGAGAAAGACACGACCTTGCATACGACGATTGAAACACTGAAAGAGCAAATTCTTCGGAGCTAA
- the dnaN gene encoding DNA polymerase III subunit beta, with translation MKVRIGRDELLTGLQRVQGVVEKRNTMPILSNILFEAKQEGIEIVATDLEIGVRGLYKATVVETGGVTISARKLFEIIKEVPPGEVELTSAENNWTTIQTGKSQFKVVGLPSTEYPALPTIEREGLTPLSGDGLLELIRKTLFAAGDNDARYILNGLLVTLLATDRKTSLRLVGTDGHRLAVSEQEVGKTDTKGVPQEIKAIIPKKAAHEIRHLLEEGGDNEPLIGFTKNLMIFRKSGLLLTSRLMEGNYPNYQQVIPKENGKKISVNRAELESALRRVSVLSKDKTSAVKVSFVPGTMTLFTSSPDYGEASEDLPVRYEGDALSTGFNARYLLDVFSVMDGESISMQMETPLSPCLIQEPDNPGFKCVVMPIKI, from the coding sequence ATGAAGGTACGGATAGGGCGAGATGAATTGCTGACCGGGCTTCAACGGGTTCAAGGCGTCGTTGAGAAGCGGAACACGATGCCGATTTTATCGAACATCCTCTTTGAAGCAAAACAGGAGGGAATAGAAATCGTCGCGACCGACCTCGAGATCGGCGTGCGAGGCCTGTACAAGGCCACCGTCGTTGAGACGGGAGGGGTTACCATTTCTGCCAGAAAGCTGTTCGAAATCATCAAGGAAGTGCCACCCGGTGAAGTTGAGCTCACCTCCGCCGAGAACAACTGGACCACCATTCAGACCGGGAAGAGCCAATTCAAAGTCGTGGGGTTGCCCAGTACGGAGTACCCGGCGTTGCCGACGATCGAGCGTGAGGGATTGACGCCGCTTTCGGGAGACGGCCTGCTTGAATTGATCCGAAAGACACTCTTCGCCGCTGGAGATAATGATGCTCGGTATATCTTGAATGGGCTCCTTGTCACCCTTCTCGCCACGGATAGAAAGACGTCACTTCGGCTAGTGGGCACGGACGGACACCGTCTCGCCGTGTCAGAGCAGGAGGTCGGAAAGACCGACACGAAGGGCGTCCCGCAGGAAATCAAGGCGATTATTCCGAAGAAGGCCGCACACGAAATCCGGCATCTCTTGGAAGAGGGAGGGGATAACGAACCGCTGATCGGTTTTACGAAGAACCTCATGATTTTTCGAAAAAGCGGCCTTTTGCTCACATCTCGATTGATGGAAGGCAACTATCCTAACTACCAACAGGTCATACCGAAAGAGAACGGCAAGAAGATCAGCGTGAACCGGGCTGAGCTGGAAAGCGCGCTGCGGCGAGTCTCGGTCTTATCGAAGGATAAAACCAGCGCGGTGAAAGTTTCGTTCGTGCCCGGCACGATGACTCTGTTTACCAGCAGTCCGGACTACGGGGAAGCCTCGGAAGATTTGCCTGTTCGATACGAGGGGGATGCGCTCAGCACGGGCTTTAACGCCCGTTATCTGTTGGATGTCTTCAGTGTGATGGACGGGGAAAGCATCTCTATGCAGATGGAAACCCCTTTGAGTCCCTGTCTGATACAGGAACCGGATAACCCGGGGTTCAAGTGTGTGGTGATGCCGATCAAGATCTGA
- the gyrB gene encoding DNA topoisomerase (ATP-hydrolyzing) subunit B: MTTEDSLQPKSDSYSADQIKVLEGLDAVRKRPAMYIGSTSVDGLHHLVYEVVDNSVDEHMAGFGQAIEVTIHIDGSLTVIDNGRGIPTGMHPTQKKSAAEVALTVLHAGGKFEQGAYTVSGGLHGVGISVVNALSEWLELEIWQDGQVFEQRYERGKPNAPLNATGKTKRRGTKVRFRPDGQIFETLEFSFDVLAQRLRELAFLNKGLAITLRDERKEPAKEQVFLYKGGIVSFVEHLNEAKTPLHKPIYVKVEKPEMILEVALQYNDGYAENLFSFANNINTKEGGTHLVGFKAALTRTINNYANANDLLKKETESLTGDDVREGLTAVISVKVRNPQFEGQTKAKLGNSEVKGVVEAAVNEALGNYFEENPPVARKIIGKAVDAARAREAARKAKDLIRRKSALDGGSLPGKLADCSEKDPALSELYIVEGDSAGGSAKQGRDRKFQAILPLKGKILNVEKARFDKMLSSDEIRTLIMALGTGIGRKREEGDKSEKDTFDIAKARYHKIILMTDADVDGSHIRTLLLTFFFRQMPELIERGYIYIAQPPLFKVKKGKIERYLKDEGLLNEYLADLAVEDVELYTEGAQGYVTGRRLLPILKKLIAFETLLGRLNKKPHEAAMLRGFVDEPGLDRELLKDREALNHVVVGVKNSFLLAFPKLEPTFEIVADEEHQSNKVTCRLHVNGMTHNIEINHDLVGSADFRELQKLAPSVVGLGRPPYRLKTKGQERQLVSTAETVRTILELGKQGLGIQRYKGLGEMNPGQLWETTMDPEKRTLLKVQLEDVTGVDEIFTILMGDEVEPRRNFIQEHALEVRNLDV; the protein is encoded by the coding sequence ATGACCACAGAAGACTCGCTTCAACCGAAATCAGACAGCTACAGCGCGGATCAGATCAAGGTCCTTGAGGGGCTTGATGCGGTGCGCAAGCGGCCCGCGATGTATATCGGGAGCACCAGCGTCGACGGACTTCACCACCTCGTGTATGAGGTTGTCGACAACAGTGTCGACGAACATATGGCGGGCTTCGGCCAGGCGATCGAGGTCACGATCCACATCGACGGGAGTCTGACGGTCATCGATAACGGAAGAGGCATTCCCACCGGCATGCACCCCACACAAAAGAAATCCGCAGCCGAGGTGGCGTTGACGGTGCTTCATGCGGGAGGCAAGTTCGAGCAGGGCGCCTACACGGTTTCCGGTGGACTACACGGGGTCGGGATCTCCGTCGTGAATGCCTTATCAGAGTGGCTTGAGCTCGAGATCTGGCAGGACGGCCAGGTATTCGAACAACGGTACGAACGAGGCAAGCCAAACGCGCCGCTCAATGCCACGGGCAAGACCAAGCGACGCGGCACCAAGGTTCGCTTCAGGCCGGACGGCCAAATCTTTGAGACGCTGGAATTCAGCTTTGACGTATTGGCTCAGCGCCTACGCGAGCTCGCTTTTTTGAACAAGGGCCTGGCCATCACTCTCAGAGACGAGCGGAAAGAGCCGGCGAAGGAACAAGTCTTTCTTTACAAGGGCGGCATCGTGTCCTTCGTCGAGCATCTCAACGAAGCCAAAACGCCGCTGCACAAGCCGATCTACGTCAAGGTCGAGAAGCCTGAAATGATTCTGGAGGTGGCGCTCCAGTACAACGACGGCTACGCCGAAAACCTGTTTTCGTTCGCGAACAACATCAACACCAAGGAAGGCGGGACGCACTTGGTGGGGTTCAAAGCTGCCCTCACTAGGACGATCAACAATTACGCGAACGCGAACGATTTGCTCAAAAAAGAGACCGAATCGCTCACCGGCGACGATGTGCGGGAAGGGTTGACGGCGGTGATCAGCGTCAAGGTCCGTAATCCTCAGTTTGAGGGGCAAACGAAGGCCAAGCTCGGGAACAGCGAGGTCAAGGGCGTGGTCGAGGCCGCGGTCAACGAGGCCTTGGGCAATTATTTTGAGGAAAACCCCCCGGTCGCGCGGAAGATCATCGGCAAGGCCGTCGACGCGGCCCGTGCCCGCGAAGCGGCCCGGAAAGCCAAGGATCTGATCAGACGCAAGAGCGCGCTCGACGGCGGCTCGCTTCCCGGGAAATTGGCGGATTGTTCCGAGAAGGATCCGGCCTTGAGCGAACTCTACATCGTCGAGGGTGACTCCGCGGGCGGGTCTGCGAAGCAAGGGCGCGACCGAAAGTTCCAAGCCATTTTGCCGCTGAAAGGAAAGATCTTGAACGTCGAGAAGGCGCGTTTCGACAAAATGCTCTCGAGTGACGAGATCAGGACGCTCATCATGGCTTTGGGGACCGGGATCGGCCGCAAGCGGGAAGAGGGCGACAAGTCGGAGAAAGATACCTTCGACATTGCGAAGGCGCGCTATCACAAGATCATTCTCATGACCGATGCCGACGTCGACGGGAGCCACATCCGGACCTTGCTTTTGACGTTCTTCTTCCGGCAAATGCCCGAGTTGATTGAGCGAGGCTATATCTACATCGCTCAGCCTCCGTTGTTCAAAGTCAAGAAGGGTAAGATTGAACGGTACCTCAAGGATGAGGGGTTGCTGAACGAGTACTTGGCCGATTTGGCGGTTGAAGACGTCGAACTGTACACGGAAGGAGCCCAAGGGTATGTGACCGGGCGCCGGCTGTTGCCGATCTTGAAGAAACTGATCGCGTTCGAAACCTTGCTCGGTCGGTTGAATAAGAAGCCTCATGAAGCCGCGATGCTGAGGGGTTTTGTGGATGAACCAGGGCTCGATCGCGAGCTTCTCAAGGATCGAGAGGCCCTCAATCACGTAGTGGTCGGTGTAAAGAACTCGTTCCTCCTGGCATTTCCGAAGTTGGAACCGACGTTCGAGATCGTTGCGGACGAAGAACATCAGTCCAACAAAGTCACGTGTCGGCTTCATGTCAACGGCATGACGCACAACATCGAAATCAACCACGACTTGGTGGGATCGGCCGACTTTCGAGAGCTTCAAAAACTTGCGCCGTCCGTCGTCGGACTCGGGCGGCCTCCCTATAGACTGAAAACAAAGGGTCAAGAACGGCAGCTGGTTTCTACCGCCGAGACGGTGAGGACAATTCTTGAACTCGGGAAGCAAGGCCTCGGTATTCAACGGTACAAAGGACTGGGTGAGATGAATCCGGGGCAATTGTGGGAAACGACGATGGACCCGGAGAAACGCACCCTCTTGAAGGTCCAGCTGGAGGACGTGACCGGCGTCGATGAAATCTTCACCATTTTGATGGGGGACGAAGTGGAGCCGCGAAGAAATTTCATCCAGGAACATGCGCTCGAAGTGCGGAATTTGGACGTATAA
- the gyrA gene encoding DNA gyrase subunit A, with product MPPDERVEHIDIEDEMRSSYLSYAMSVIVGRALPDVRDGLKPVHRRILFGMNEMGLASNRAYRKSAKIVGEVMGNYHPHGNMPIYDALVRMAQDFNMRYPLIDGQGNYGSMDGDPPAAERYTEARMTKLAEEMLADIDRETVDFGPNYDESRQEPLVLPTRVPNLLINGAGGIAVGYATNIPTHNIAEVIDGLLLLLESPEVTIAQLMKKIPGPDFPTAGFIYGMSGIKEAYETGRGLLTLRAKVVVETDQRTERERLIVTEVPYQVNKAKLIEKIAELVQEDRIKGISDLRDESSDREGVRVVIELKRGEIPLVVLNNLYKHTQLEATFGVIMLALVNNRPEILNLKQILAHFLDHRREVVVRRTAFELRKAEDRAHILEGLKIALDHLDAVIGLIRRSQSPDEARAGLMRQFDLTEIQATAILDMRLQRLTQLERTKLVEEYQEVLKQIEYLKSVLGSEALVRTIIKDELAEIRESYKDERRTQIVKEEAEISLEDLIAEEEVVVTISHAGYIKRNAVSLYRAQRRGGKGKIGMGIKEEDFVENLFTASTHDSLLFFTDAGRVYWLKVHEIPEASRAAKGKALVNLLALSSSEKVTAILPVEEFRDDRYIVMGTRKGVIKKTELSAFSNPRQGGIIALGLEPGDKLIEVQLTDGQREILLGTKQGITIRFKEDEVRPMGRTAYGVKGITLEEGNEVIGMETITPDSTTSILTVTEGGYGKRTPVGEYRVQGRGGKGIISVKTTERNGPAVGFLQVRDGDEIMLIAAQGKVLRCKVDDIREIGRNTQGVRILDLDGEGDRVVGVARLAEAVEREDAGSEEVPEG from the coding sequence ATGCCTCCCGATGAACGTGTAGAACATATCGACATCGAAGACGAAATGCGCTCGTCGTACTTGAGCTACGCGATGAGCGTGATCGTGGGGCGCGCACTGCCCGACGTCCGCGACGGGCTCAAGCCGGTTCATCGCCGCATCCTGTTCGGCATGAATGAAATGGGCCTCGCCTCTAACCGGGCCTACCGCAAATCGGCCAAGATCGTCGGCGAAGTCATGGGGAACTATCATCCACACGGGAACATGCCCATTTACGACGCGCTCGTCCGGATGGCGCAAGACTTCAACATGCGTTACCCGCTCATCGACGGCCAGGGGAATTATGGTTCGATGGATGGTGATCCCCCGGCTGCAGAACGGTATACCGAAGCGCGCATGACGAAACTGGCGGAGGAGATGTTGGCCGACATCGACAGGGAAACCGTCGATTTCGGGCCGAACTACGACGAATCGAGGCAGGAACCGCTGGTCCTGCCGACCAGGGTGCCGAACCTGCTCATCAACGGTGCCGGCGGTATTGCTGTCGGTTACGCAACCAATATCCCGACACACAACATCGCTGAGGTCATCGATGGCTTGCTTCTGTTGTTGGAGAGCCCAGAAGTCACAATTGCCCAACTCATGAAGAAGATTCCCGGCCCTGATTTCCCCACGGCCGGGTTCATTTACGGAATGAGCGGCATTAAGGAGGCCTACGAGACCGGTCGGGGTCTGCTGACGCTGCGAGCAAAAGTGGTCGTGGAAACCGACCAGCGTACCGAGCGCGAGCGCCTGATCGTCACGGAGGTTCCCTATCAAGTGAACAAGGCGAAGCTGATCGAGAAGATAGCCGAATTGGTTCAAGAGGATCGAATCAAGGGTATCTCCGATCTGCGTGATGAGTCATCAGATCGCGAAGGGGTGCGGGTGGTGATCGAGCTGAAGCGGGGTGAAATTCCCTTGGTGGTGTTGAACAACCTGTATAAGCACACCCAGCTTGAAGCCACGTTCGGCGTCATCATGCTCGCGTTGGTCAACAATCGCCCTGAAATCCTGAACTTGAAGCAGATCTTGGCTCACTTCCTCGATCATCGTCGCGAAGTCGTGGTGAGGCGGACGGCGTTCGAGCTCCGAAAAGCCGAAGACCGGGCCCACATTCTGGAAGGGCTTAAGATCGCACTCGACCATCTCGATGCCGTCATCGGCCTCATCAGGCGGTCCCAATCGCCCGACGAAGCGCGGGCCGGCCTGATGCGCCAGTTCGACCTCACCGAAATCCAGGCCACCGCGATCCTGGATATGCGGCTGCAGCGTCTGACACAGCTCGAGCGAACGAAACTCGTCGAAGAATACCAGGAGGTGCTGAAGCAGATCGAATATCTCAAGTCGGTGCTGGGGAGCGAGGCGCTGGTACGGACCATCATCAAGGACGAGTTGGCCGAGATTCGTGAGTCCTATAAGGACGAGCGGCGCACCCAGATCGTCAAGGAAGAGGCGGAGATCAGCCTCGAAGACCTTATCGCAGAAGAAGAGGTGGTCGTCACGATATCTCATGCGGGGTACATCAAGCGTAATGCCGTATCGCTGTATCGCGCGCAGCGACGAGGTGGTAAGGGCAAGATCGGGATGGGTATCAAAGAAGAAGATTTCGTCGAAAACCTGTTTACCGCCTCCACCCATGATTCGCTCCTCTTTTTCACGGACGCGGGAAGGGTGTATTGGCTGAAGGTGCACGAAATTCCAGAGGCTAGTCGCGCCGCGAAGGGCAAAGCCCTTGTCAATCTGCTTGCCCTGTCCAGTAGTGAAAAAGTGACGGCTATCTTGCCGGTAGAAGAGTTCCGAGACGATCGCTATATCGTGATGGGGACCAGGAAGGGCGTTATCAAGAAGACGGAACTGTCTGCGTTCAGCAATCCCAGGCAAGGCGGCATTATCGCACTGGGATTGGAACCAGGCGATAAACTCATCGAAGTCCAGCTGACTGATGGGCAGCGCGAGATTTTGCTTGGAACCAAACAGGGCATTACCATCCGGTTCAAGGAGGACGAAGTACGACCGATGGGTCGTACCGCGTATGGTGTGAAAGGGATCACGCTCGAAGAGGGGAACGAAGTCATCGGTATGGAAACCATTACCCCCGATTCCACCACCTCGATCTTGACCGTCACGGAAGGTGGCTACGGCAAGCGAACACCGGTGGGCGAATATCGCGTTCAGGGCCGTGGCGGCAAAGGAATCATCAGTGTCAAGACGACCGAGCGAAACGGACCGGCCGTTGGATTCCTGCAAGTACGAGACGGCGACGAAATCATGTTGATCGCCGCGCAGGGCAAAGTGCTTCGTTGCAAGGTGGACGACATTCGTGAAATCGGTCGGAATACTCAAGGGGTTCGCATTCTCGACCTCGATGGCGAAGGGGATCGAGTCGTGGGTGTCGCGAGACTCGCGGAAGCGGTCGAACGAGAGGACGCTGGTTCGGAAGAGGTCCCCGAAGGCTAA
- a CDS encoding DUF721 domain-containing protein — protein MTGPGTLDSFGSILSGLSNRLGLESRLVELRLRRRWRGIVGEPMASHTWPAQIRFKKLYLIVKNSVWLQQLTFLKPALLAKLQAEAGTGSVTDIAFRVGEIPGETEASPASLANALEIAPSEKSWVELVSHTAMIQDPVIRERLREVISRYPPQFPPQPAKGPSQVP, from the coding sequence ATGACCGGCCCAGGTACACTCGATTCCTTCGGCAGCATCCTCTCAGGGCTTTCCAACCGGCTCGGTCTCGAATCGAGACTCGTGGAACTTCGTTTGCGGCGTCGCTGGCGGGGCATCGTGGGCGAGCCCATGGCATCTCACACCTGGCCCGCCCAGATTCGCTTCAAGAAGCTTTACCTCATCGTTAAGAATTCCGTCTGGCTACAGCAGTTGACGTTCCTCAAACCAGCACTCCTGGCTAAGCTGCAGGCAGAGGCAGGAACCGGGTCTGTCACGGACATTGCCTTTCGCGTCGGAGAGATTCCCGGTGAAACGGAGGCTTCCCCCGCAAGTCTCGCCAATGCCCTCGAAATCGCTCCATCGGAGAAATCTTGGGTTGAGCTGGTATCGCATACCGCCATGATTCAAGATCCGGTTATCCGTGAGCGGCTTAGAGAGGTGATATCGAGATACCCTCCTCAGTTTCCGCCTCAACCGGCAAAGGGGCCGTCACAAGTCCCTTGA
- the smpB gene encoding SsrA-binding protein SmpB, translating into MGKETDDHRKVVATNRKAYHDYFIEEKFEAGIVLKGTEVKSLRDRRVNLQDSYADVKEGEVFLHHCHISPYSHGNIMNHDPTRTRKMLLHRKEINKLLGKTQQKGLTLIPLRIYFSKRGQAKVEIGLAKGKKQYDRRESIKTREAGREVERAIKERK; encoded by the coding sequence ATGGGTAAAGAGACGGACGATCATCGGAAAGTCGTGGCCACCAATCGGAAGGCCTACCACGATTATTTTATCGAAGAAAAGTTTGAGGCCGGGATTGTGCTCAAGGGCACCGAGGTGAAATCCCTTCGGGACAGACGAGTGAACTTACAAGACAGTTATGCGGACGTTAAAGAAGGGGAGGTTTTTCTCCATCACTGCCACATCAGTCCCTATAGTCACGGCAACATTATGAACCATGATCCGACCAGGACCCGCAAAATGCTCCTTCATCGAAAGGAGATCAACAAGCTCCTCGGGAAAACTCAACAGAAAGGCCTCACGCTGATCCCTCTACGAATCTATTTTTCGAAGAGAGGCCAAGCCAAGGTCGAAATAGGATTAGCCAAAGGGAAGAAACAGTACGATCGCCGAGAATCGATCAAAACTCGTGAAGCGGGCAGGGAAGTGGAGCGAGCGATCAAAGAACGAAAGTAG